Proteins encoded by one window of Culicoides brevitarsis isolate CSIRO-B50_1 chromosome 2, AGI_CSIRO_Cbre_v1, whole genome shotgun sequence:
- the LOC134829698 gene encoding uncharacterized protein LOC134829698 — translation MTTTVTTVVTMLGNTKKRRLSSVRTLWKGLFGLMLVSIAYNEFLINLLQSLKWSNINCSNPNCTRILFVADPQILGDTFDYNWFSALANFDSDWHLKKTFSHAFSHAKPDVVCFLGDIFDEGSVADDQQYKSYYDRFREIFHMGMNETNGGIQSIFVPGDNDIGGEYGESIKAPKVNRFRKMFFEKEVWLGKGNIIFYNINRITHEMPSFDAGSKKHDNYTRIFLSHLPILESNERFSRKALDTFKPHLIFSGHHHQSLIMRTKLKRLHQPEIPNSLNNDKKTAYAMNRFDIDEIFDNNEVLEIYVPTCSYRMGEMDIGFGYAILDNRNLYYTVLWTSQRFYQLSFYLFLLFILVLYILAIKIPDIVVYIGNQITGKQHKSDRPYRYLPL, via the exons ATGACGACAACGGTCACAACAGTTGTTACAATGTTGGGCAATACGAAAAAGCGACGTTTAAG TTCGGTGCGAACACTGTGGAAAGGCCTTTTTGGCTTAATGCTGGTATCAATTGCGTACAACgaatttctcattaatttgCTGCAAAGTCTCAAATGGTCAAATATCAATTGCTCGAACCCCAATTGCACGAGAATTTTG TTTGTTGCTGACCCACAAATTCTCGGTGACACATTTGATTACAACTGGTTCTCGGCATTGGCGAATTTCGACAGTGATTGGCATCTAAAGAAGACATTTTCGCATGCTTTTTCACACGCAAAGCCGGATGTCGTGTGTTTCCTCGGCGATATTTTCGATGAAGGCTCCGTGGCGGATGACCAACAATATAAATCGTATTATGACCGATTCCGGGAGATTTTTCACATGGGCATGAATGAGACAAATGGTGGTATTCAGAGTATTTTTGTACCGGGAGACAACGATATCGGTGGCGAGTATGGCGAATCCATCAAAGCTCCCAAAGTCAATCGGTTTCGGAAAATGTTCTTCGAAAAAGAGGTGTGGCTCGGCAAAGGCAACATCATTTTCTACAACATCAATCGTATAACGCACGAAATGCCGTCTTTCGATGCGGGCAGCAAGAAACATGACAACTACACGAGAATATTTCTCAGTCACTTGCCGATTTTGGAGTCGAATGAACGATTTTCTCGCAag gCTTTAGACACTTTCAAACCGCATCTGATATTTTCTggacatcatcatcaatcgTTAATAATGCGCACAAAGCTCAAACGTTTGCATCAACCAGAAATTCCCAATTCTCTTAACAATGACAAGAAAACTGCATATGCCATGAACAGATTTGACATCGATGAAATCTTTGACAACAACGAAGTCTTGGAAATTTATGTCCCAACATGCTCTTACCGCATGGGTGAGATGGATATTGGCTTCGGATACGCAATTTTAG acaacAGAAACCTTTACTACACCGTGCTATGGACATCGCAAAGATTTTATCAACTTAGTTTTTACCTCTTCTTATTATTCATTCTCGTTTTGTACATTCTCGCTATTAAAATACCTGATATTGTCGTTTATATTGGCAATCAAATTACCggaaaacaacacaaaagtgATCGACCATACCGATATTTGCCATTGTAA